The proteins below come from a single Brachyspira hampsonii genomic window:
- a CDS encoding tetratricopeptide repeat protein — translation MSTNTKAMKLSNLAEELLKKGVNEEAIEALKRSMRLSTSDDMKAYLQVAVSLFENGDYDHAKIFLNTFLEYWMAAEAYFILGAIAKKEYRLEEAFELYRKGITLYTSSNLDPYYEFLSLCTLLKEEDKGLEAAKNVLKINSKDRVALVYMANYFFRNKLYKEAMNFYKILVDNKLADHNDYHYYGVCLHEIKDYKKAENMYLQALAMYPVDTPEVLALKNLRSKTLKDNYPNLKESREKYTNKIKENPESSDYFHLGNIEFIDGNYEKAAEFYSKAKEVYEEQVCIS, via the coding sequence GTGTCTACTAATACTAAAGCAATGAAATTAAGTAATCTTGCCGAAGAATTATTAAAGAAAGGAGTAAATGAAGAAGCTATAGAAGCTTTGAAAAGAAGTATGAGATTAAGTACTTCTGATGATATGAAGGCATATTTACAAGTAGCTGTTTCTTTATTTGAAAATGGGGATTATGATCATGCTAAAATATTTTTAAATACTTTTCTGGAATATTGGATGGCGGCAGAAGCCTATTTTATTTTAGGGGCTATTGCTAAAAAAGAATATAGACTTGAAGAGGCTTTTGAACTTTATAGAAAAGGAATTACTTTATATACTTCATCAAATCTTGATCCTTATTATGAATTTTTATCTTTATGTACTCTTCTTAAGGAAGAAGATAAAGGATTGGAAGCTGCTAAAAATGTACTTAAAATCAATTCCAAAGATAGGGTTGCTTTAGTTTATATGGCTAATTACTTCTTTAGAAATAAACTTTATAAAGAAGCTATGAATTTTTATAAGATATTAGTAGATAATAAATTGGCTGATCATAATGATTATCATTATTATGGTGTTTGTTTGCATGAAATTAAAGATTATAAAAAGGCAGAAAATATGTATTTGCAGGCTTTGGCTATGTATCCTGTTGATACTCCTGAAGTTTTAGCTCTTAAAAACCTTAGAAGTAAAACTCTAAAAGATAATTATCCTAATTTAAAAGAAAGCAGAGAAAAGTATACAAATAAAATAAAAGAAAATCCTGAATCTAGTGATTATTTCCATTTAGGCAATATTGAATTTATTGATGGAAATTATGAAAAGGCTGCTGAATTTTATTCTAAAGCTAAAGAAGTTTATGAAGAGCAAGTTTGCATTTCATAA
- a CDS encoding tetratricopeptide repeat protein produces the protein MSYFEEGLQLFRETQFAKASELFIKALEEDCNNSEIYNYLGLSKQALGFFEEAINYYSKGIEIDENYGELYYNRANCECNLGLYEAAIKDYDKVIELVPTHSRAYDDRGYAKGNLGLYEEALKDIDKAVILDSNNIDAYIDRAFIKLMSKKYIEAIEDYKKVLELDDTEVYAYNGIGDAKRSMGLYEEAISCYNKVIELSNSSSYAYNNRGACKIGLGLYNEAITDINKALEIYDEYADAYNNRGTAEYNLELYEDAIADYDKAIELSPQYFYAYNNRGNAKSALGLYEDALEDFSKAINIEPKYIDAYYNRAITKNNMGLHNDAVKDYDMVIELDNNNINAYYNRGLSYYSLGDYEKALKDYDRVIELNPKLADAYNNRGFTKYSMGLYKEAINDYDKAIEIDSNYEKAKQNKEEALKKVHN, from the coding sequence ATGTCATATTTTGAAGAAGGTTTGCAATTATTTAGAGAAACTCAGTTTGCGAAAGCATCAGAATTATTTATTAAAGCATTAGAAGAAGATTGTAATAATTCTGAAATATATAATTATTTAGGTCTTTCTAAACAGGCATTAGGATTTTTTGAAGAGGCTATTAATTATTATAGTAAAGGTATAGAAATAGATGAAAACTACGGAGAACTTTATTATAATAGGGCAAATTGTGAATGTAATCTTGGACTTTATGAAGCAGCTATAAAAGATTATGATAAAGTTATAGAGTTAGTACCTACTCATTCAAGGGCTTATGATGACAGAGGATATGCTAAGGGTAATTTAGGCTTATATGAAGAGGCACTAAAAGATATTGATAAAGCTGTTATTTTAGATAGTAATAATATAGATGCTTATATAGATAGGGCATTCATAAAATTAATGTCAAAAAAATATATTGAAGCTATAGAAGATTATAAAAAAGTATTGGAATTAGATGATACAGAAGTATATGCTTATAATGGAATAGGAGATGCTAAAAGGAGTATGGGGCTTTATGAAGAGGCTATTAGCTGCTATAATAAAGTTATAGAACTTTCCAATAGTTCTTCTTATGCTTATAATAATAGAGGTGCATGCAAAATAGGATTGGGGTTGTATAATGAGGCTATAACAGATATAAATAAAGCATTAGAAATATACGATGAATATGCTGATGCTTACAATAATAGAGGAACAGCGGAATATAATTTAGAGCTTTATGAAGATGCAATAGCAGATTATGATAAAGCTATAGAATTATCGCCTCAATATTTTTATGCTTATAATAATAGAGGAAATGCAAAAAGTGCATTAGGATTATATGAAGATGCTTTAGAAGATTTTAGTAAAGCAATTAATATCGAACCTAAATATATTGACGCATATTATAATAGAGCAATTACTAAAAATAATATGGGGCTTCATAATGATGCTGTAAAAGATTATGATATGGTAATAGAATTGGATAATAATAATATAAATGCTTATTATAATAGAGGTCTTTCATATTATAGTTTAGGAGATTATGAAAAAGCTTTAAAAGATTATGATAGAGTTATAGAGTTAAATCCAAAATTGGCTGATGCATATAATAATAGAGGATTTACAAAATATAGTATGGGTTTATATAAAGAAGCTATAAATGATTATGATAAAGCCATAGAGATAGATTCAAATTATGAAAAGGCTAAACAGAATAAGGAAGAAGCTTTGAAAAAAGTACATAACTAA
- a CDS encoding immunity 51 family protein: protein MKNDFEKQIEPFFFVEHENSASLCLNVGEYKAEIFEEREDEGFEGGGYDWQSLAIVFLEEKAPDLKGIIDFDSESSMFCAYSSDTEALKKFALSFKEACEDDKLIRDLFSRAELD, encoded by the coding sequence ATGAAAAATGATTTTGAAAAACAAATAGAACCATTCTTTTTTGTAGAACATGAAAATAGTGCTTCTCTATGTTTAAATGTTGGAGAATATAAAGCAGAAATATTTGAAGAAAGAGAAGATGAAGGCTTTGAAGGAGGAGGGTATGATTGGCAGTCTTTAGCTATAGTATTTTTAGAAGAAAAAGCTCCAGATTTAAAAGGCATTATTGATTTTGATTCTGAATCAAGTATGTTTTGTGCTTACAGCAGTGATACTGAGGCATTAAAGAAATTTGCTTTATCATTTAAAGAGGCATGTGAAGATGATAAACTGATAAGAGATTTATTTTCTAGGGCTGAACTTGATTAA
- a CDS encoding NAD(P)-dependent oxidoreductase — MKIAIIAANGRAGKLIMNEALERGLDVTAIVRDKTKINNSKAKVIEKDLFDLTKDDLKAFDTVVSAFGVWEEKELDKHSLVMEHLCKILANTNIRLMVIGGASSLYVNKEHTMILKDTPDFPDIFMGVAVSSIKAFDILKSKKDVLWTYISPSADFQADGEKTGQYNIGHNELLFNSKGESAISYADYAIAFVDEIQNKKYLNQQITFCSK, encoded by the coding sequence ATGAAAATTGCAATAATAGCAGCAAACGGAAGAGCCGGAAAATTAATCATGAATGAGGCATTAGAAAGAGGGCTAGATGTTACAGCCATAGTAAGAGATAAAACAAAAATAAATAATTCAAAAGCAAAAGTTATAGAAAAAGATTTATTCGATTTGACAAAAGATGATTTGAAAGCATTCGATACTGTAGTAAGTGCATTCGGAGTGTGGGAGGAAAAAGAACTTGATAAGCATTCATTAGTTATGGAGCATTTATGTAAAATACTAGCCAATACCAATATTAGATTGATGGTAATAGGAGGTGCTTCAAGTTTATATGTAAACAAAGAGCATACTATGATATTAAAAGATACTCCTGATTTTCCAGATATTTTTATGGGTGTAGCTGTAAGCTCTATCAAGGCATTTGATATATTAAAAAGTAAAAAAGATGTTTTATGGACGTATATATCTCCTTCTGCTGATTTCCAAGCTGACGGAGAAAAAACAGGACAATATAATATAGGACATAATGAATTACTTTTTAATTCTAAAGGTGAAAGTGCTATAAGTTATGCTGATTATGCTATAGCTTTTGTTGATGAGATACAAAATAAAAAATATTTAAATCAGCAAATAACATTCTGTTCAAAATAA
- a CDS encoding SIR2 family NAD-dependent protein deacylase, translating to MNEQLELIKKLKSSIEKSDYILIGAGAGLSVSAGFSYDGERFDKYFSEYKDRYGLTDMYSAGFYNYPTLEDFWGYFSLLVYINRYDIPADETHLNLLEIVKNKNYFVITTNVDGRFEEAKFDKEKLFKVQGDYSLFQCSLPCRQETFYNEKQIREMVKSRKDLKIPKELIPKCPHCGRNMSMNLRCDNTFVQDDNWYHSMDRYKKFLDEAENKNILFLELGVGFNTPGIIKYSFWDMALKNENSIYASVNLNDSYAPDNLKERSICINDDISKVLEYIKS from the coding sequence ATGAATGAGCAATTAGAATTAATAAAAAAATTAAAATCAAGTATAGAAAAATCAGATTATATATTAATAGGGGCAGGAGCAGGACTTTCTGTTTCTGCAGGATTTTCTTATGACGGTGAGAGATTCGATAAATATTTTAGTGAATATAAAGATAGATACGGTTTAACTGATATGTATAGTGCAGGATTTTATAATTATCCTACTTTGGAAGATTTTTGGGGATATTTTTCGCTTCTTGTGTATATTAATAGATATGATATACCAGCAGATGAGACTCATTTAAATCTATTAGAAATAGTAAAAAATAAGAATTATTTTGTTATTACTACTAATGTTGACGGAAGATTTGAAGAGGCAAAATTTGATAAGGAAAAATTATTCAAAGTTCAAGGAGACTATTCTCTTTTTCAATGTTCTCTTCCATGCCGACAAGAAACTTTTTATAATGAAAAACAAATAAGAGAAATGGTAAAGTCAAGAAAAGATTTAAAGATACCAAAAGAACTTATACCAAAATGTCCTCATTGCGGCAGAAATATGTCAATGAACTTAAGATGCGATAATACTTTTGTGCAAGATGATAATTGGTATCATTCTATGGATAGATATAAAAAATTCTTAGATGAAGCAGAAAATAAAAATATATTATTTTTAGAATTAGGTGTTGGATTTAATACCCCAGGTATAATAAAATATTCTTTTTGGGATATGGCTTTAAAAAATGAAAACTCTATTTATGCATCTGTAAATTTGAATGATTCATATGCACCTGATAATTTGAAAGAACGCTCTATATGTATAAATGATGATATATCTAAAGTATTAGAATATATAAAAAGTTAA
- a CDS encoding protein-ADP-ribose hydrolase, whose protein sequence is MNKLLFLIDYLIKEGNYEYNKELENALKENNEEVLYNYFRYLMNIRLPNNISEEYLKIEDEYLQERLKKKIITNIEDIKPIRDNLYLWQGDITTLNIDAVVNAANSSMLGCFIPLHKCIDNAIHSASGTRLRLCLNNIMKGKTEETGKCIITKAFNLPSKYILHTVGPIIQNSVSKKDEELLYNCYKSCLETAKDNNIKSIAFCCISTGEFKFPNKAASQIAVNAVKDFLNNSKYDIKILFNVFKDLYYELYYNILK, encoded by the coding sequence ATGAATAAATTATTATTTTTAATAGATTATCTTATTAAAGAAGGTAATTATGAATATAATAAAGAATTAGAAAATGCATTAAAAGAAAATAATGAAGAAGTACTCTATAACTATTTCAGATATTTAATGAATATAAGACTTCCAAACAATATAAGCGAAGAGTATCTTAAAATAGAAGATGAATATTTACAGGAGAGATTAAAAAAGAAAATAATAACAAATATAGAAGATATAAAACCTATAAGAGATAATTTATATTTATGGCAGGGAGACATAACAACATTAAATATAGATGCTGTAGTTAATGCTGCCAATTCTTCTATGCTTGGCTGTTTTATTCCTCTTCATAAATGTATAGATAATGCCATACATAGTGCTTCCGGTACTAGGTTAAGATTATGCCTAAATAATATAATGAAAGGAAAAACTGAAGAGACGGGAAAATGCATAATAACTAAAGCATTCAATTTACCAAGTAAATATATACTTCACACAGTAGGACCTATAATACAGAACAGTGTTTCAAAAAAAGATGAGGAGCTTTTATATAATTGTTATAAATCATGCTTAGAAACGGCAAAAGATAATAATATAAAAAGCATAGCATTTTGCTGTATATCTACAGGAGAGTTTAAGTTTCCAAATAAGGCGGCTTCTCAGATAGCAGTAAATGCTGTAAAAGATTTTTTAAATAATAGTAAATATGATATAAAGATATTATTTAATGTATTTAAAGATTTGTATTATGAACTTTATTATAATATTTTAAAATAA
- a CDS encoding Rrf2 family transcriptional regulator codes for MKISSRFTIAVHTLLCILEFKYEKITSNFISESVQVNPVIIRNILIQLQKADIITVKRGTGGISLNKKTENITLLDIFNAVESLDEGKLFSFHENPNKKCPVGSKINDILQPKLNDVQHAMENELKKTTLKDIYKSLKN; via the coding sequence ATGAAGATTAGTTCAAGATTTACAATAGCGGTTCATACATTGCTTTGCATATTAGAGTTTAAATACGAAAAAATAACATCAAATTTTATATCAGAAAGTGTTCAAGTTAATCCTGTTATTATAAGAAATATATTAATACAGCTTCAAAAAGCAGATATTATCACTGTAAAAAGAGGAACAGGAGGAATAAGTCTGAATAAAAAAACAGAAAATATTACATTGCTTGATATATTTAATGCTGTAGAAAGCCTAGATGAAGGAAAACTTTTCAGCTTTCATGAAAACCCCAACAAAAAATGCCCTGTTGGAAGTAAAATTAATGATATACTTCAGCCTAAACTTAATGATGTACAGCATGCTATGGAAAATGAGCTAAAAAAAACTACATTAAAAGATATTTATAAAAGTTTAAAAAATTAA
- a CDS encoding AbgT family transporter, translating to MEKENIKLENGNSKFEHFLKAVEFLGNKLPDITILFLIAFFIMVILSWILSHFTFNYFHPTTGEQIKIINMLAPNELAKFITKMISNFVSFPPLGITLVGTLGIGVANGSGFIRMIIIKISSIIPKKAVTPAVMFISILSHISSDSAYVILMPVAAMMFFSFGKHPLAGIAASFAGLAGGHSASYTPSIIDPIMQGFTQNAARMIDPTYTVNVLCNYFLSFSSTFAVILVGWFVTDRIVEPFLWRTMPIDKDADIENADISLLTKEENKAFKIAVLVLISMIILLIALLVPKNSLLRAPDGQLTTPDAPIMQAIVPVIFLFLVIPGFVYGKLTNKFRTSKDFSNAMADSIKNLASFLTFAFFCAQFLYMFGNSNVGTLMAIAGAEFLKSLNMPPQITIAGIILLTGVLDILISSASSKWAIMAPVLVPMLMAVGISPELTQASYRVSDSAMNIVTPMFSFYPLIISYCQKYCKKTGVGTLSSMMIPYSIGIFIALLIMLYGFWALNIPIGFNSGYVYPPVH from the coding sequence ATGGAGAAAGAAAATATTAAATTAGAAAATGGAAATAGCAAATTTGAACATTTCCTGAAAGCAGTTGAATTTCTTGGGAATAAACTTCCAGATATAACCATTTTATTTTTGATAGCATTTTTTATAATGGTAATACTTTCTTGGATATTATCTCATTTCACATTCAATTACTTTCACCCTACTACAGGCGAGCAGATAAAAATTATAAATATGCTTGCTCCTAATGAATTAGCAAAATTCATCACTAAAATGATAAGTAATTTTGTAAGTTTCCCTCCTCTTGGAATAACACTAGTAGGAACATTGGGAATAGGAGTAGCAAACGGCAGCGGATTTATTAGAATGATTATAATTAAAATTTCAAGTATAATACCAAAAAAAGCTGTAACTCCGGCTGTTATGTTTATATCTATATTGAGTCATATAAGTTCAGATTCAGCTTATGTTATACTGATGCCTGTAGCGGCTATGATGTTTTTTTCTTTTGGAAAGCATCCGCTGGCAGGAATTGCAGCTTCATTTGCAGGGTTGGCTGGAGGGCATTCAGCAAGCTATACTCCTTCTATAATAGATCCAATAATGCAGGGTTTCACACAAAATGCAGCGAGAATGATAGATCCTACATATACAGTTAATGTTTTATGTAATTATTTTTTAAGTTTTTCTTCTACATTTGCTGTGATACTAGTAGGCTGGTTTGTAACAGACAGAATAGTAGAGCCTTTTTTATGGAGAACTATGCCTATTGATAAAGATGCAGATATAGAAAATGCCGATATATCTTTGCTAACTAAAGAGGAAAATAAAGCTTTTAAAATAGCGGTATTAGTTTTAATATCTATGATTATTCTTTTAATAGCTTTGCTTGTACCTAAAAATTCTTTACTTAGAGCTCCTGACGGACAATTAACCACACCTGATGCTCCTATTATGCAGGCAATAGTTCCGGTAATATTTTTATTTTTAGTTATACCCGGATTTGTATACGGAAAATTAACTAATAAATTTAGAACATCAAAAGATTTCAGCAATGCTATGGCTGATAGTATAAAAAATCTGGCATCATTTTTAACTTTTGCTTTTTTCTGTGCTCAGTTTTTATATATGTTTGGAAATTCAAATGTAGGTACATTAATGGCAATAGCCGGTGCTGAGTTTTTAAAATCTTTGAATATGCCTCCTCAAATAACCATTGCCGGTATTATTCTTCTTACAGGTGTATTGGATATATTAATAAGTTCTGCATCATCTAAATGGGCTATAATGGCTCCTGTTCTCGTACCTATGCTTATGGCAGTTGGTATATCTCCGGAATTAACTCAGGCATCATACAGAGTAAGCGATTCTGCTATGAATATTGTTACTCCTATGTTTTCATTTTATCCTTTGATTATTTCTTACTGTCAAAAATATTGTAAGAAAACAGGTGTCGGTACATTATCTTCAATGATGATACCTTATAGTATAGGAATATTCATTGCTTTATTAATAATGCTCTATGGTTTTTGGGCATTAAATATACCTATTGGATTTAACAGCGGATATGTTTATCCTCCTGTTCATTAA
- the pepT gene encoding peptidase T, protein MISNEDIKKFQIDSFFKYVEIPSQSKGGSDTIPSSEGQMKLAEVLANDLKNLGLQNIIFNDNAIVTAILPKNKDNVHSVGFLAHLDTVDIGLDGNVNPQILTFKGDDFYLNKEKNIIFKVSDHPEITNYLNEDIIFSDGENVLGADNKAAIATIMSALKYIIENNIEHGDIYIAFVPDEEIGLLGSKALDLNIFKPDFAYTIDSCEIGEIVYETFNAASAIINIEGVTAHPMSAKNVLVNPILIAIDIANEFDRKETPECTEKKEGYIWIQGISGNQRNASLRLSIRDHDKALYEEKKLKIKEAVNKYQKLIPKAKIELTIKDVYSNIADSIKGDRFAIDVIYEAMENLNIEPKTLSMRGGTDGSVLSSRGLLTPNYFTGAHNFHSIYEFLPLSSFYKSLETTIEIIKIISSK, encoded by the coding sequence ATGATTAGTAATGAAGATATTAAAAAATTTCAAATAGATAGTTTTTTTAAATATGTAGAAATACCAAGTCAGAGTAAAGGAGGTTCTGATACTATTCCAAGCTCTGAAGGTCAGATGAAACTTGCTGAGGTTCTTGCCAATGATTTAAAAAATTTAGGGCTGCAAAATATTATATTTAACGATAATGCTATAGTAACAGCAATTCTTCCAAAAAATAAAGATAATGTTCATTCTGTTGGTTTTTTAGCACATCTCGATACTGTAGACATAGGGCTTGATGGAAATGTTAATCCTCAAATATTAACTTTCAAAGGCGATGATTTTTATTTGAATAAAGAAAAAAATATAATATTTAAAGTGTCAGACCACCCTGAAATAACAAATTATCTTAATGAAGATATTATATTTTCTGATGGAGAAAATGTATTAGGTGCGGATAATAAAGCAGCAATAGCTACTATAATGTCAGCATTAAAATATATTATAGAAAATAATATAGAACATGGAGATATATACATAGCATTTGTACCTGATGAGGAGATTGGGCTTTTAGGTTCTAAGGCATTGGATTTGAATATATTCAAACCTGATTTTGCATACACAATAGATTCTTGCGAAATAGGGGAAATTGTGTATGAAACATTTAATGCCGCATCTGCTATTATAAATATAGAAGGTGTAACCGCCCATCCTATGAGTGCTAAAAATGTATTGGTTAATCCTATATTAATAGCAATAGATATAGCTAATGAATTTGACAGAAAAGAAACTCCAGAATGCACTGAAAAAAAGGAAGGCTATATTTGGATTCAGGGTATAAGCGGAAATCAGAGAAATGCATCTTTAAGATTAAGCATAAGAGATCATGATAAAGCTCTTTATGAAGAAAAGAAATTAAAAATAAAAGAAGCTGTTAACAAATATCAGAAATTAATTCCAAAAGCAAAGATAGAATTAACTATAAAAGATGTATATTCTAATATTGCCGATTCTATAAAAGGAGATAGATTTGCAATAGATGTTATTTATGAGGCTATGGAAAATCTTAATATAGAACCTAAAACTTTATCTATGAGAGGTGGTACTGATGGTTCTGTTTTATCATCAAGAGGTCTTCTTACTCCAAATTATTTTACAGGGGCTCATAACTTTCATTCTATATATGAGTTTCTTCCTTTATCATCATTTTATAAAAGTTTAGAAACTACTATTGAAATAATAAAAATTATATCTTCTAAATAA
- a CDS encoding valine--tRNA ligase, which yields MKHTLEGAYTPKNIEDKLYNFWKENGFFHAVMDKNKEPYSIVIPPPNVTGVLHMGHGLNNTLQDILIRFHRMLGKCTLWMPGTDHAGIATQNVVERRLKTEGKNKYDLGREAFVKKTWEVANEHHSIIVKQLEKIGCSCDWERERFTLDEGLSNAVREVFVELYNQGLIYRGKYLINYCPSCGTALANDEVEHEEVAGALYHVKYQIDGTNDYIEIATTRPETILADVAIAVHPDDERYAHLTEDNVLILPIVGRKLRLVKDTYVDKDFGTGALKITPAHDPNDFAIAQRHNLEIINILNPDGTFNENTPSHYQGKTVKEARALIIQELEKLGAFVGKDNIKHQVGHCYRCHNVVEPYYSDQWFVKMKPLAEKAYKAVNDGNTKIYPERWINTYNHWMTDIRDWCISRQLWWGHRIPVWYCDDCGEMMVSKTDITECTKCKSKNIHQDEDVLDTWFSSWLWPFSTFGWPEINEELKYFYPTTVLVTGYDILFFWVARMIMAGVHFMNDVPFKDVYLNGLIRDKIGRKMSKSLRNGIDPIEIIDEHGADAFRFTLSFITSLGGQDIWLDRELFKMGGKFANKIYNSAKYIFGNIEDNADIKDLDNYILENKDKWILSRLQKAIDDTTKKLKEYRFDEASQTIYKFYWNEFCDWYIEISKFDLKDESKKEKTIAVLLYVLEESMAMIHPFMPFITEEIYSNLPKHNIDSKALMIREYPKANSKYIFEDIEKDFNLIQDIVSGIRNARSSFNLPPNKKLDVIIRCSSDYFKNTSESYKDIISSLSLTESLNIVSSKDTQRNKGAFVKVFEGGEINVNLVGIIDLEAEKKRLEKEASKYKKDLEAVDKKLSNENFIKKAKQEAIDTENRKKKEFEDKLKGIEEVLASL from the coding sequence ATGAAACACACTTTAGAAGGAGCATACACTCCTAAAAATATCGAAGACAAATTATATAATTTCTGGAAGGAAAACGGATTTTTTCATGCCGTTATGGATAAAAATAAAGAACCATATTCTATAGTCATACCTCCTCCAAATGTTACAGGCGTACTTCATATGGGACATGGTCTTAATAATACACTTCAGGATATACTTATAAGATTTCATAGAATGCTAGGCAAATGCACCTTATGGATGCCTGGTACTGACCATGCTGGTATTGCTACACAAAATGTTGTTGAGAGAAGATTAAAAACAGAAGGCAAAAATAAATATGATTTGGGAAGAGAGGCTTTTGTTAAAAAAACTTGGGAAGTAGCTAATGAACATCACTCTATTATAGTAAAACAATTAGAAAAAATAGGCTGTTCATGCGATTGGGAGAGAGAAAGATTTACTCTTGATGAAGGTTTAAGTAATGCTGTTAGAGAAGTATTTGTTGAGCTTTATAATCAGGGTTTAATATACAGAGGAAAATATCTTATCAACTATTGTCCTAGCTGCGGCACTGCTTTGGCTAATGATGAAGTAGAACATGAAGAGGTGGCAGGTGCTTTGTATCATGTTAAATACCAAATAGACGGCACTAATGATTATATTGAAATAGCTACTACAAGACCAGAAACTATTTTGGCCGATGTTGCTATTGCTGTTCACCCAGATGATGAAAGATATGCACATCTTACAGAAGATAATGTTTTGATACTTCCTATAGTAGGCAGAAAATTAAGACTTGTAAAAGATACTTATGTTGATAAAGATTTCGGTACAGGGGCTTTAAAAATCACACCAGCCCATGACCCTAATGACTTTGCTATAGCTCAAAGACATAATTTAGAGATTATCAATATATTAAATCCAGACGGTACATTCAATGAAAATACTCCTTCTCATTATCAGGGTAAAACTGTAAAAGAGGCAAGAGCTTTAATTATACAGGAACTTGAAAAATTAGGTGCTTTTGTTGGAAAGGATAATATTAAACACCAAGTGGGACACTGCTACAGATGTCATAATGTTGTAGAGCCTTATTACAGCGATCAATGGTTTGTAAAAATGAAGCCTTTAGCAGAAAAAGCATACAAGGCAGTTAATGACGGCAATACAAAAATTTATCCGGAAAGATGGATTAATACTTATAATCACTGGATGACTGATATTAGAGATTGGTGTATAAGCAGACAATTATGGTGGGGACATAGGATTCCTGTATGGTACTGTGATGACTGCGGTGAGATGATGGTGTCAAAAACTGATATTACAGAATGTACTAAATGCAAAAGTAAAAATATTCATCAAGACGAAGATGTACTTGATACTTGGTTTTCTTCTTGGCTATGGCCTTTTTCTACTTTCGGCTGGCCTGAGATTAATGAAGAATTAAAATATTTTTATCCTACTACTGTGCTTGTTACAGGTTATGATATATTATTCTTCTGGGTTGCTAGAATGATTATGGCTGGAGTTCATTTTATGAATGATGTGCCTTTTAAAGATGTTTATCTTAACGGACTTATAAGAGATAAAATAGGAAGAAAAATGTCTAAAAGTTTAAGAAATGGTATTGACCCTATAGAAATTATTGATGAGCATGGAGCTGATGCTTTTAGATTTACTCTATCATTCATAACTTCATTAGGCGGTCAGGATATTTGGCTTGACAGAGAACTTTTCAAAATGGGCGGAAAGTTCGCTAATAAAATATACAATAGTGCTAAATATATTTTCGGAAACATTGAAGATAATGCTGATATAAAAGATTTAGATAATTACATTCTTGAAAATAAAGATAAATGGATATTATCAAGACTTCAGAAGGCTATTGATGATACAACTAAAAAATTAAAAGAGTATAGATTTGATGAGGCTTCTCAAACTATTTATAAATTCTATTGGAATGAGTTCTGCGATTGGTATATAGAGATAAGCAAGTTTGATTTGAAAGACGAAAGCAAAAAAGAAAAAACTATTGCTGTATTATTGTATGTGCTTGAAGAGTCAATGGCTATGATTCACCCATTTATGCCTTTTATTACAGAAGAGATTTATTCTAATTTACCTAAACATAATATTGATTCAAAGGCATTGATGATTAGAGAGTATCCTAAAGCTAATAGTAAATATATATTTGAAGATATAGAAAAAGATTTTAACTTAATTCAGGATATAGTGTCTGGAATAAGAAATGCACGTTCATCATTTAATTTGCCTCCTAATAAAAAACTTGATGTTATAATAAGATGCAGTTCAGACTATTTCAAAAATACTTCTGAAAGCTATAAAGATATTATATCATCACTTTCGCTTACTGAATCATTGAATATAGTTTCTTCAAAAGATACTCAAAGAAATAAAGGAGCATTTGTCAAAGTATTTGAAGGCGGAGAAATAAATGTTAATCTTGTTGGTATAATAGATTTAGAAGCAGAGAAAAAAAGATTAGAAAAAGAGGCATCTAAATATAAAAAAGATTTGGAAGCTGTAGACAAAAAACTTTCTAATGAAAACTTTATTAAGAAAGCTAAACAGGAAGCTATTGATACAGAAAATAGGAAGAAAAAAGAGTTTGAGGATAAATTAAAAGGTATAGAGGAAGTTTTGGCTTCTTTATAA